A portion of the Kribbella jejuensis genome contains these proteins:
- a CDS encoding LysR family transcriptional regulator, protein MDERQLRVLREVGELGSVTAAAEALLVTPSAISQQLRLLQRSMPVPLTERDGRRVVLTAAGRALAGAAADVESALARARQTVEEFVEQPDGVVTIAAFHSAAAAFFPRLLRSGAAPRLSLHDEDVPQDEFPPLTREYDVVLAHRLDHTAAWPRTVTVTPLLHEPMDVAVPVDHRLAAKRSLTPRDVAAEPWITVHDGFPLLATIEAIGAAADRRLEVVHRVNEFTVVAEMVAAGAGLALIPRWTARPHPGIVLKPLRGVQTRRHVDALHRPERTARRAVRTILSELQTAAGTISH, encoded by the coding sequence ATGGACGAACGGCAACTGCGCGTGCTCCGCGAAGTCGGTGAGCTGGGGAGTGTGACCGCGGCGGCCGAGGCCCTGCTGGTCACTCCGTCGGCGATCTCCCAGCAACTGCGGTTGCTTCAGCGGTCGATGCCGGTGCCGCTGACCGAACGTGACGGCCGGCGGGTCGTCCTGACCGCTGCCGGCCGTGCGCTCGCGGGTGCGGCGGCGGATGTGGAGTCCGCGCTGGCGCGGGCGCGGCAGACCGTGGAGGAGTTCGTCGAGCAGCCCGACGGCGTGGTGACGATCGCCGCCTTCCACAGCGCGGCCGCGGCGTTCTTCCCACGGCTGCTCCGGTCCGGCGCCGCGCCGCGGCTCAGCCTGCACGACGAGGACGTACCGCAGGACGAGTTCCCGCCGCTCACCCGCGAGTACGACGTCGTCCTGGCGCACCGGCTGGATCACACTGCAGCCTGGCCGCGCACGGTCACGGTCACGCCGTTGCTCCACGAACCGATGGACGTCGCCGTACCCGTCGATCATCGGCTCGCGGCGAAGCGGTCGCTGACGCCACGGGACGTGGCCGCCGAGCCGTGGATCACGGTCCACGACGGCTTCCCACTGCTGGCGACGATCGAGGCAATCGGCGCAGCTGCCGACCGGCGCCTCGAGGTGGTTCACCGGGTCAACGAGTTCACCGTGGTCGCGGAGATGGTCGCCGCCGGCGCCGGCCTGGCGCTGATCCCACGCTGGACCGCGCGACCCCATCCGGGAATCGTCCTGAAGCCCCTACGTGGCGTCCAAACCCGCCGCCACGTAGACGCCCTGCATCGCCCAGAACGAACCGCCCGCCGAGCGGTCCGGACAATCCTGAGTGAACTACAGACCGCGGCAGGAACGATCAGTCACTGA
- a CDS encoding DMT family transporter, translating into MASTSPRVTVDVVPGSRRTDLVLLLVAVVWGSSYLAAKTATGSAPVLTVLFLRYAISAIALVPLARGIRRNELKAGLILGLTQASVLVLETYGVTHTSAANAGLIISLTLVLTPLFDRRGLPPRFYLAAALCVIAVGLLMSAHGLHTPGVGDLLMLAAAVVRAGHVALVGRLATGLRPLQLTTVQTLVGTALFAVPAVPHLPTHAGVGTWAQLVYLALFCSVFAFLAQTWAVQRTSASRASLLLGTEPIWAVAIGIGLGDERLTVPAVIGALLMLAGTTWGQSIERAHRGSRTDQLELQPLG; encoded by the coding sequence TTGGCTTCAACGTCGCCACGCGTCACCGTGGACGTCGTGCCCGGATCCCGCCGTACCGACCTCGTCCTGCTGCTCGTCGCTGTCGTCTGGGGTTCGAGCTACCTCGCTGCCAAGACCGCGACCGGCAGCGCGCCGGTGCTGACCGTGCTGTTCCTGCGGTACGCCATCTCCGCGATCGCGCTGGTCCCGCTGGCCCGCGGCATCCGCCGGAACGAACTGAAGGCCGGTCTGATCCTGGGCCTCACCCAAGCGTCAGTCCTCGTGCTGGAGACGTACGGCGTGACGCACACCAGCGCGGCGAACGCCGGACTGATCATCAGCCTGACGCTCGTCCTGACCCCGCTCTTCGACCGTCGCGGCCTACCGCCGCGGTTCTACCTCGCGGCGGCGCTGTGCGTGATCGCCGTCGGGTTGCTGATGTCCGCGCACGGCCTGCACACGCCAGGGGTCGGCGATCTGCTGATGCTCGCGGCCGCCGTCGTCCGCGCGGGTCACGTCGCACTGGTCGGCCGGCTCGCCACCGGGCTGCGACCGTTGCAGCTGACAACGGTCCAGACCCTCGTCGGTACGGCGTTGTTCGCGGTACCCGCCGTACCGCATCTACCCACGCACGCGGGCGTCGGGACCTGGGCGCAGCTGGTCTATCTCGCCTTGTTCTGCAGCGTTTTCGCGTTCCTCGCGCAGACCTGGGCGGTGCAGCGGACGTCCGCCAGCCGGGCGAGTCTGCTGCTCGGCACCGAACCGATCTGGGCCGTTGCCATCGGCATCGGTCTCGGCGACGAGCGACTGACGGTGCCCGCGGTGATCGGCGCCCTGCTGATGCTGGCCGGTACCACCTGGGGTCAGTCGATCGAGCGTGCGCACCGCGGCTCACGCACGGATCAGCTCGAGCTGCAGCCACTTGGCTAG
- a CDS encoding DNA glycosylase AlkZ-like family protein, with amino-acid sequence MTVHQLTKRDARRLAVRAQLLTSERPADLYAVVRGLNVLQLDQTAYVAPNADLVVWSRLGSSYDPSELADALASQELIELRGFVRLPETLALYRAEMQAWPADGEPLDWQSYRRDWVQANEGCRLDILERLRQDGPLVMRELPDTCVRPWKSSGWTNNRNVSQLLEFMMQRGEVAIAGRDGRDRLWDLASRVYPDDPPVPLAEALRIRDEQRLRSMGLLRAKGPACPGEPLDAGAAGERAVVDGVRGEWRVDPELLGLLGQRFTGRTAILSPLDRLVYDRKRLTEIFEFDYQLEMYKPVAKRRWGYFALPILHNDRLVGKLDAMSDRKAGVFRVDAIHEDEPFSKTLMAAVQREIRDLAKWLQLELIRA; translated from the coding sequence GTGACCGTTCACCAGCTGACGAAACGCGACGCGAGGCGGTTGGCCGTCCGGGCGCAGCTGCTGACCAGCGAACGACCCGCCGATCTGTACGCCGTGGTCCGCGGGCTGAACGTGCTGCAGCTCGACCAGACGGCCTACGTCGCACCGAATGCGGATCTCGTCGTCTGGAGCAGGCTCGGCTCGTCGTACGACCCGTCGGAGCTGGCCGACGCGCTGGCGTCCCAGGAGTTGATCGAGCTGCGCGGATTCGTCCGGCTGCCGGAGACGCTGGCGCTGTACCGGGCCGAGATGCAGGCGTGGCCGGCCGACGGCGAGCCGCTCGACTGGCAGTCGTACCGGCGCGACTGGGTGCAGGCGAACGAGGGCTGCCGCCTCGACATCCTGGAACGCCTGCGTCAGGACGGCCCGCTGGTGATGCGCGAGCTGCCGGACACCTGCGTGCGGCCGTGGAAGTCGAGCGGCTGGACCAACAACCGGAACGTGTCGCAGCTGCTCGAGTTCATGATGCAGCGCGGCGAGGTGGCGATCGCGGGCCGCGACGGCCGGGACCGCCTGTGGGACCTGGCGTCCAGGGTCTACCCGGACGATCCTCCGGTGCCGCTCGCGGAGGCGCTGCGGATCCGCGACGAGCAGCGGCTACGGTCGATGGGGCTGCTGCGCGCCAAGGGCCCGGCCTGCCCGGGCGAGCCGCTCGACGCCGGCGCGGCGGGGGAGCGGGCCGTCGTCGACGGGGTCCGCGGTGAATGGCGGGTCGACCCGGAGTTGCTCGGGCTGCTCGGGCAGCGGTTCACCGGCCGGACCGCGATCCTGTCGCCACTCGACCGGCTGGTGTACGACCGGAAGCGGTTGACCGAGATCTTCGAGTTCGACTACCAGTTGGAGATGTACAAGCCGGTCGCGAAGCGCCGCTGGGGGTACTTCGCGCTTCCGATCCTGCACAACGACCGCCTGGTCGGGAAGCTCGACGCGATGTCGGACCGGAAGGCCGGCGTGTTCCGGGTCGACGCGATCCACGAGGACGAGCCGTTCTCGAAGACCCTGATGGCCGCCGTCCAGCGCGAGATCCGCGACCTAGCCAAGTGGCTGCAGCTCGAGCTGATCCGTGCGTGA
- a CDS encoding GlsB/YeaQ/YmgE family stress response membrane protein: protein MVGFIIAGLVIGALARLFTPGKQKLGLLATLLLGLAGSVIGGTIAAVLGTGGIFDLNLIGFVVAVISSVMLVGTAESLAAKNKN, encoded by the coding sequence ATGGTGGGCTTCATCATCGCCGGTCTCGTCATCGGTGCACTCGCCCGGTTGTTCACGCCCGGCAAGCAGAAGCTCGGCCTGCTCGCCACGCTGCTGCTCGGCCTGGCCGGCTCGGTGATCGGCGGCACGATCGCCGCCGTCCTCGGCACCGGCGGCATCTTCGACCTCAACCTGATCGGGTTCGTGGTCGCGGTGATCTCGTCGGTGATGCTGGTCGGCACCGCCGAGTCGCTGGCTGCCAAGAACAAGAACTGA
- a CDS encoding glycoside hydrolase family 65 protein translates to MIDRGHHPVEPWRLRETRLAMDKLAQSESLFALSNGHIGLRGNLDEGEPYAIPGTYLNSFYEQRPLPYAEAGYGYPESGQTLVDVTNGKLIRLLVDDSPFDIRYGYLSKHERSLDFRTGILERDVDWTSPAGKRIKVRSRRLVSLTQRAVAAIEYIVEPVDQPARFVMQSELVANEAQPKLSDDPRVAAVLDNPLKPVSHDGGEHGTVLIHRTTRSQQLMAAAMSHEVDTSVRYAMDQDVREDWARTTVIAQLQPGESLRVVKYLAYGWSSLRSETAIRDQVAAALASARFSGWDGLTKQQIAFLDDFWDGADVEVQGHPELQQAVRFALFHVLQAGARAERRAIPSKGLTGAGYDGHTFWDTEGFVLPVLTYTMPGAAADALHWRHSTLEMAKQRAAELGFRGAAFPWRTIRGQECSGYWPAGTAAFHVNADIAEAVMRYHRATGDDAFLNEVGLELLVETARLWMSLGHHDRDGRWHLPGVTGPDEYSAVADDNVFTNLMAARNLRAAAAMATKLPAKAREFGVDSEEEASWRDAAAAVYLPYDESLGVHPQSEGFTGYAVWDFEAYKGKYPLMLHAPYFQLYRTQVVKQADLMLATYWCGDAFTPEEKARNFDYYERLTVRDSSLSACVQAVMAAEVGHLDLAYDYAYEAALIDMRNLHHNTGDGLHMASLGGAWSALVAGFGGLRDQDGTLSFDPALPIGLSGLSFTVRWRGVRLKVEIDPLAVKYTVHNGPDASITFRHAGEEVTVTVDQPVVRTLQKRRPLLPRPPQPPGREPRPAIAVNEDV, encoded by the coding sequence GTGATCGACAGAGGCCACCACCCGGTCGAGCCCTGGCGGCTGCGGGAGACTCGGCTCGCGATGGACAAGCTGGCCCAGTCGGAGTCGCTGTTCGCGCTGTCGAACGGTCACATCGGCCTGCGCGGAAACCTCGACGAGGGCGAGCCGTACGCGATCCCCGGCACCTACCTGAACTCGTTCTACGAGCAGCGCCCGTTGCCGTACGCCGAGGCCGGCTACGGGTACCCGGAGTCCGGGCAGACCCTCGTCGACGTCACCAACGGCAAGCTGATCCGGCTGCTCGTCGACGACTCGCCGTTCGACATCCGCTACGGGTACCTGAGCAAACACGAGCGCTCGCTCGACTTCCGGACCGGCATCCTCGAGCGGGACGTGGACTGGACGTCGCCGGCCGGCAAGCGGATCAAGGTCCGCAGTCGCCGCCTGGTGTCACTGACCCAGCGCGCGGTCGCCGCGATCGAGTACATCGTCGAGCCGGTGGACCAGCCGGCCCGATTCGTCATGCAGTCCGAGCTGGTCGCGAACGAGGCCCAGCCCAAGCTGTCCGACGATCCGCGCGTGGCCGCCGTACTGGACAATCCGTTGAAGCCGGTCAGCCACGACGGCGGCGAGCACGGGACAGTACTGATCCACCGTACGACGCGCAGTCAGCAGCTGATGGCCGCCGCGATGTCGCACGAGGTGGACACCTCGGTCCGGTACGCGATGGACCAGGACGTGCGGGAGGACTGGGCCCGGACCACGGTGATCGCCCAGCTGCAGCCGGGCGAGAGCCTGCGCGTGGTGAAGTACCTGGCGTACGGCTGGTCCAGCCTGCGGTCCGAGACCGCGATCCGGGACCAGGTCGCGGCCGCGCTGGCGAGTGCCCGGTTCTCCGGCTGGGACGGACTGACCAAGCAGCAGATCGCCTTTCTCGACGACTTCTGGGACGGCGCGGACGTCGAGGTGCAAGGACATCCCGAGCTGCAGCAGGCCGTCCGGTTCGCGCTCTTCCACGTGCTGCAGGCGGGTGCACGGGCCGAGCGGCGGGCGATCCCGTCCAAGGGCCTGACCGGCGCGGGGTACGACGGCCACACGTTCTGGGACACCGAGGGTTTCGTGCTGCCCGTACTGACGTACACGATGCCGGGCGCGGCCGCCGACGCGCTGCACTGGCGGCATTCGACCCTGGAGATGGCGAAGCAGCGGGCCGCGGAGCTGGGCTTCCGGGGCGCGGCCTTCCCGTGGCGGACGATCCGCGGCCAGGAGTGCTCCGGGTACTGGCCCGCGGGGACGGCGGCGTTCCATGTCAACGCCGACATCGCCGAGGCCGTCATGCGGTACCACCGGGCCACCGGTGACGATGCCTTCCTCAACGAGGTCGGGCTGGAGCTGCTCGTCGAGACGGCCCGGCTGTGGATGTCGCTGGGCCACCACGACCGTGACGGCCGCTGGCACCTGCCCGGGGTCACCGGTCCGGACGAGTACAGTGCCGTTGCCGACGACAACGTTTTCACCAACCTGATGGCCGCGCGCAACCTCAGGGCCGCGGCCGCGATGGCCACGAAGCTGCCGGCCAAGGCGCGCGAGTTCGGCGTCGACAGCGAGGAGGAGGCGTCCTGGCGGGACGCGGCCGCCGCGGTGTACCTGCCGTACGACGAGAGCCTCGGCGTGCATCCGCAGTCCGAGGGCTTCACCGGGTACGCGGTGTGGGACTTCGAGGCCTACAAGGGCAAGTACCCGCTGATGCTGCACGCGCCGTACTTCCAGCTCTATCGCACGCAGGTGGTGAAGCAGGCCGACCTGATGCTGGCGACCTACTGGTGCGGTGACGCGTTCACGCCCGAGGAGAAGGCCCGCAACTTCGACTATTACGAGCGGCTGACGGTGCGGGACTCGTCCTTGTCCGCGTGCGTGCAGGCGGTGATGGCGGCCGAGGTCGGTCATCTCGACCTGGCGTACGACTATGCGTACGAAGCCGCGCTGATCGACATGCGCAACCTGCACCACAACACTGGGGACGGCCTGCACATGGCGTCATTGGGCGGCGCGTGGAGTGCGCTGGTGGCCGGTTTCGGCGGGCTGCGCGATCAGGACGGGACTCTCTCGTTCGATCCGGCGCTGCCGATCGGGCTGTCCGGGTTGAGCTTCACGGTCCGCTGGCGTGGTGTCCGGCTGAAGGTGGAGATCGACCCGCTCGCGGTGAAGTACACGGTGCACAACGGGCCGGACGCCTCGATCACCTTCCGGCACGCGGGCGAGGAGGTCACGGTCACCGTCGATCAGCCGGTGGTGCGGACGTTGCAGAAGCGCCGCCCGCTGCTGCCCCGGCCGCCGCAGCCGCCGGGTCGTGAGCCACGGCCGGCGATTGCGGTCAACGAGGACGTCTGA
- a CDS encoding beta-phosphoglucomutase family hydrolase, with translation MLGLPAGIQACLFDLDGVLTDTAAVHAAAWKEMFDEFLRDYSAQHGIAFVPFDARAEYDAYVDGKPRASGVRDFLAARHIVLPDGSPDDPPAAMTVNGLGNRKNEAVQRRIRTDGVHVFEGSRRYLQAVEQAGLRRAVVSSSANTREVLDVTGLAQYVEEVVDGVTIRTEHLLGKPAPDTFLAAAARFGVAPSAAAVFEDALAGVSAGRAGHFGQVVGVDRVGQAAGLKAQGADIVVRDLADLLEDK, from the coding sequence ATGCTCGGACTACCTGCGGGGATCCAGGCCTGTTTGTTCGACCTGGATGGCGTGCTTACCGACACGGCTGCTGTCCACGCTGCTGCGTGGAAAGAGATGTTCGACGAGTTCCTGCGCGACTATTCGGCGCAGCACGGCATCGCGTTCGTGCCGTTCGACGCGCGCGCGGAGTACGACGCGTACGTGGACGGCAAGCCCCGGGCCAGCGGTGTCCGGGACTTCCTGGCCGCGCGGCACATCGTGCTGCCGGACGGAAGCCCGGACGATCCACCGGCCGCGATGACCGTGAACGGCCTCGGCAACCGGAAGAACGAGGCCGTCCAGCGGCGGATCCGGACCGACGGCGTACACGTCTTCGAGGGCTCCCGGCGGTACCTGCAGGCCGTCGAGCAGGCGGGCCTGCGCCGGGCGGTGGTGTCGTCGAGCGCGAACACCCGCGAGGTACTCGACGTGACCGGCCTCGCGCAGTACGTCGAGGAGGTCGTCGACGGTGTGACGATCCGCACCGAGCATCTGTTGGGCAAGCCGGCCCCGGACACCTTCCTCGCCGCGGCCGCCCGGTTCGGTGTCGCACCTTCCGCGGCCGCCGTCTTCGAGGACGCGCTCGCGGGAGTGTCCGCGGGCCGCGCCGGCCACTTCGGGCAGGTCGTCGGCGTCGACCGGGTCGGCCAGGCCGCCGGACTGAAGGCTCAGGGCGCCGACATCGTCGTGCGGGACCTCGCAGACTTGCTGGAGGACAAGTGA
- a CDS encoding acetylxylan esterase, translating into MAMFDLSLDKLRAYRPEVAAPADLVDFWRRSIEKARTDDLSATFTEIDNKLAVIDTYDVTYAGFGGTPVRGWLHVPAGADGPLPTVVQYHGYSGGRGLPQSTTLWAQAGYAHFVMDTRGQGYSQGGFESTPDDTPYAGLNHTPGFMTLGITNPETYYYRRVYIDAVRALDAARTSPFVDPGKIIVTGGSQGGGISIAAAGLAPLAGIDLLGCAPDVPFLCHFERALQITDNDPYGEITRYLKGFRQDVDTVLNTLSYFDGVNLGRLATAPALFSVALMDATCPPSTVFAAYNHYASDQKHIEVYQYNEHEGGQTYQQLAQLDWFARIFQEAAR; encoded by the coding sequence ATGGCCATGTTCGACCTTTCCCTCGACAAGCTCCGCGCGTACCGGCCCGAGGTGGCCGCGCCCGCCGACCTGGTCGACTTCTGGCGCCGCTCGATCGAGAAGGCGCGCACCGACGACCTGTCCGCCACGTTCACCGAGATCGACAACAAGCTCGCGGTGATCGACACCTACGACGTCACGTACGCCGGCTTCGGCGGCACCCCGGTGCGGGGCTGGCTGCACGTCCCGGCCGGCGCCGACGGTCCGCTGCCGACCGTCGTGCAGTACCACGGCTACAGCGGCGGTCGCGGTCTGCCGCAGTCGACCACGCTGTGGGCGCAGGCAGGCTACGCGCACTTCGTGATGGACACCCGCGGCCAGGGCTACAGCCAGGGTGGCTTCGAGAGCACCCCGGACGACACGCCGTACGCCGGTTTGAACCACACGCCGGGCTTCATGACGTTGGGTATCACGAACCCGGAGACGTACTACTACCGCCGGGTGTACATCGACGCGGTGCGGGCACTGGACGCGGCCCGGACGTCGCCGTTCGTGGACCCGGGCAAGATCATCGTCACCGGCGGCAGCCAGGGCGGCGGGATCTCGATCGCCGCGGCCGGCCTCGCGCCGCTGGCCGGGATCGACCTGCTCGGCTGCGCTCCCGACGTACCGTTCCTGTGCCACTTCGAGCGGGCGCTGCAGATCACCGACAACGACCCGTACGGCGAGATCACCCGGTACCTGAAGGGCTTCCGGCAGGACGTCGACACGGTCCTCAACACCCTCAGCTACTTCGACGGCGTCAACCTCGGCCGCCTGGCCACCGCACCGGCCCTGTTCTCCGTCGCCCTCATGGATGCCACGTGCCCACCGTCGACGGTCTTCGCGGCGTACAACCACTACGCCAGCGATCAGAAGCACATCGAGGTCTACCAGTACAACGAACACGAGGGCGGCCAAACCTACCAGCAACTAGCCCAACTCGACTGGTTCGCGCGGATCTTCCAGGAGGCTGCACGGTAG
- a CDS encoding MOSC and FAD-binding oxidoreductase domain-containing protein has protein sequence MSSGTVQSVNVGLPKNVEWNGRTVYTGVWKQPVEGPVTVRRLNLDGDGQGDTAGHGGEQRAVFVYQIASYRHWEQHFGRDDFVYGQFGENLTVDGLPDDEVCIGDRYRIGTTELEVTQPRVTCYRVGLRMGEPELPSLLVSHHRPGFYCRVITEGEITAGDSILKTATGPGALSVSDTDALLYLPGRDVEKLRTAVRIPALSPGWQGSFRDLLKEEVTPKPAWDGFRELRVEEVVPESDSVFSIRLAGDELPPAMAGQYLTFKLPGAVRSYSLSTSPGYRVSVKQEPHGVGSAYMSQLQPGSVLEVAAPRGDFVLDEDTGPVLLLSAGIGVTPVLAMLHSLKGTSREVWWVHAARTPADDALAAEAHALLAQLPHAHEHVYYSSTDGRLTKERLLELGLPTDATAYVCGPQSFMTDMQGALNSLGISRVRTELFGALASMNPGVVSEPTRPPHQPDGAPGTGPLVTFARSGISTAMREGTLLELAEACDVPTRWSCRTGVCHNCVTPLLAGELSYSPTPLEPPPDGQVLLCCSRPTTDLVLDM, from the coding sequence ATGAGTAGTGGGACTGTGCAGTCGGTGAACGTCGGTCTGCCCAAGAATGTGGAGTGGAACGGCCGGACCGTTTACACCGGCGTCTGGAAACAGCCTGTCGAAGGCCCTGTGACGGTTCGTCGGCTGAACCTCGACGGCGACGGTCAGGGCGACACCGCGGGCCACGGCGGTGAACAGCGGGCGGTCTTCGTGTACCAGATCGCCTCCTACCGGCACTGGGAGCAGCACTTCGGCCGGGACGACTTCGTCTACGGGCAGTTCGGGGAGAACCTCACGGTCGACGGACTGCCCGACGACGAGGTCTGCATCGGCGACCGGTACCGGATCGGCACGACGGAGCTGGAGGTGACGCAACCGCGGGTGACCTGCTACCGGGTCGGTCTGCGGATGGGTGAGCCGGAGCTGCCGTCGCTGCTCGTCAGCCACCATCGTCCGGGGTTCTACTGCCGGGTGATCACGGAAGGCGAGATCACTGCCGGTGACTCGATCCTGAAGACTGCTACCGGACCGGGTGCGTTGAGCGTGTCCGACACGGACGCGCTCCTGTATCTGCCCGGGCGGGACGTGGAGAAGCTGCGGACCGCCGTACGGATTCCTGCGCTCAGCCCTGGTTGGCAGGGCTCGTTCCGTGACCTGCTGAAGGAGGAGGTCACTCCGAAGCCTGCCTGGGACGGTTTTCGGGAGCTGCGGGTGGAGGAGGTCGTCCCCGAGTCCGACAGCGTGTTCTCGATTCGGCTGGCTGGTGACGAGTTGCCTCCGGCGATGGCTGGTCAGTACCTGACCTTCAAGCTGCCGGGCGCCGTACGGAGCTATTCGCTGTCCACGTCTCCCGGCTACCGCGTCAGCGTCAAGCAGGAGCCGCACGGTGTCGGCAGTGCCTACATGAGCCAACTGCAGCCCGGGAGCGTGCTGGAGGTCGCGGCGCCCCGCGGTGACTTCGTGCTGGACGAAGACACCGGGCCGGTACTACTGCTCTCTGCCGGTATCGGCGTGACGCCGGTCCTCGCCATGCTCCACTCCCTGAAGGGCACCAGCCGCGAGGTGTGGTGGGTACACGCAGCCCGTACGCCGGCTGACGACGCGCTGGCGGCTGAAGCACACGCCCTGCTGGCGCAACTGCCGCATGCACATGAGCACGTGTACTACAGCTCGACGGACGGCCGGCTGACCAAGGAGAGGCTGCTGGAGTTGGGGTTGCCGACCGACGCCACGGCGTACGTGTGCGGGCCGCAGTCGTTCATGACCGACATGCAGGGAGCGTTGAACAGCTTGGGCATCAGCCGAGTCCGCACGGAGTTGTTCGGTGCGTTGGCATCGATGAATCCAGGTGTTGTCAGCGAACCGACCAGACCACCACACCAGCCGGACGGAGCGCCCGGCACAGGTCCACTGGTGACGTTCGCGCGGAGCGGTATCTCCACGGCCATGCGAGAGGGCACTCTGCTCGAACTGGCTGAAGCATGCGACGTACCAACCCGCTGGAGCTGCCGGACCGGCGTCTGCCACAACTGCGTGACTCCCCTGCTCGCAGGAGAACTCAGCTACTCCCCCACCCCGCTGGAGCCCCCGCCGGACGGACAGGTTCTGCTCTGCTGCTCCCGTCCGACCACCGACCTGGTTCTGGACATGTGA
- a CDS encoding enolase C-terminal domain-like protein, translated as MTLSQHVIASLSTVQVRYEYLRTIGRNSFLGSHGNGGSVTAYVVETSRGATGWGLPLHDGDPGPLIGRPLAELIDPERGVIDAAAEFLDYPLHDLAAHILELPVYAMLGGAGSPRVRCYSGGIYFDDLDGGLDAIRANLAQDHAFGFRDFKLKIGRGHRWMDARTGLARDIEATRLARELYPDAAILVDGNDGFTVNGLFEYLDGVEDCDLYWIEEPFAERRPDLQTLRERLQGSTRVADGEYEPNVGHVLALADEGLIDVALMDVIGHGLTKWRHTMPVLKAEASPHAWGLPLKTLYAAHLAAGLGNTPIIEGVPGPGSYTLDDGYVVLSDEPGFGLSLP; from the coding sequence ATGACGTTGTCGCAGCACGTGATTGCCTCGCTGAGCACCGTGCAAGTCCGGTACGAGTACCTGCGGACGATCGGCCGCAACTCGTTCCTCGGCAGCCACGGGAACGGCGGCAGCGTCACGGCGTACGTCGTCGAGACGAGCCGCGGCGCCACCGGTTGGGGACTTCCGCTGCACGACGGGGATCCCGGACCGCTGATCGGGCGCCCACTGGCCGAGCTGATCGATCCGGAGCGTGGGGTGATCGACGCGGCGGCGGAGTTCCTCGACTACCCGTTGCACGATCTGGCGGCGCACATCCTCGAGCTGCCGGTCTATGCGATGCTCGGCGGCGCCGGATCGCCGCGGGTCCGCTGCTACAGCGGCGGGATCTACTTCGACGACCTGGACGGCGGGCTGGACGCGATCCGGGCGAATCTCGCGCAGGACCACGCGTTCGGGTTTCGCGACTTCAAGCTGAAGATCGGCCGCGGGCACCGCTGGATGGACGCGCGGACCGGTCTGGCGCGAGACATCGAGGCGACCCGGCTCGCGCGCGAGTTGTACCCGGACGCCGCGATCCTGGTCGACGGCAACGACGGGTTCACGGTCAACGGCCTGTTCGAGTACCTCGACGGGGTCGAGGACTGCGACCTGTACTGGATCGAGGAGCCGTTCGCGGAACGGCGTCCGGACCTGCAGACGTTGCGCGAACGGCTCCAGGGATCGACCCGGGTCGCCGACGGCGAGTACGAGCCGAACGTCGGGCATGTACTCGCACTGGCCGACGAGGGCCTGATAGACGTGGCCCTGATGGACGTCATCGGCCACGGCCTCACCAAGTGGCGCCACACCATGCCCGTACTGAAGGCCGAGGCCTCACCGCACGCCTGGGGCCTGCCACTCAAGACCCTGTACGCCGCCCACCTGGCAGCCGGCCTGGGGAACACCCCGATCATCGAGGGCGTCCCCGGCCCAGGCAGCTACACCCTCGACGACGGTTATGTCGTACTCTCCGACGAGCCCGGCTTCGGACTCTCTCTGCCGTAG